The genomic window CCCGTGCAGCACGGCGGCATCCGCCGTCTCCAGCGCCACATCCGTGCCGCCGCCCATGGCGATGCCGATATCGGCCGCCGCCAGCGCCGGCGCGTCGTTGATGCCGTCGCCCACCTTGGCGACGGTGAAGCCTTCACGCTTCAATTCGCCGACGACCCGCTGTTTGTCCTCCGGCATCATCTCGCCGCGCCAGTCGATGCCGAGCATGCCGGCAACGGCCGCCGCCGTGCGTTTGTTGTCGCCCGTCAGCATCATTGCCTTCACGCCTGCCGATTTGAGCGCGGAAAGTCCAGCCCCGGCATCCTCGCGCGGCTCGTCGCGCATGGCGATCAGGCCCGCGGCTGCGCCATTGACGAGCAGCACCGATACGCTCTTGCCTTCGTCATTCAGCGCCGTGATGCGCCCATCCTGCTCTCCATCGAGCGCCCCGCGCTCGCGAGTTGCGGACGGCGACAGCAGATCCAGGGTCTCGCCCCCGACTTTGCCGGTGACGCCCTTGCCCGGCAGCGCCTCCAGCTCGAAGGCCGGCGGCACGGGAACGCCGCCGGCCTTGGCGCGATTGAGGATTGCCAGCGCCAGCGGATGGCTGGAACCTTGCTCCAGCACCGCCGCGCGCGACAGGACCTGCGCTTCGCTCAAGCCGAAGGAAACGATGTCGGTCACCTGAGGTTTGCCTGCCGTCAGCGTACCCGTCTTGTCGAAGGCGACCATCGTCACCTTGCCGAGCGTTTCCAAGACCGCGCCGCCCTTCATCAAGAGCCCGCGCCGGGCGCCGGCCGACAGCGAAGCAGCGATCGCCGCCGGCGTCGAGATGACGAGGGCGCAAGGGCAGCCGATCAAGAGGAGCGCCAGCCCCTTGTAGATCCATTCGCTCCATGAACCGCCGAAAAACAGCGGCGGAACGACCGCAACGAGGGCTGCGACAACCACCACGCCCGGCGTATAATAGCGTGAGAACCGATCGATGAAGCGCTCCGTCGGCGCCTTCGATTCCTGCGCTTCCTCCACCAACTTGACGACGCGGGCGATGGTATTGTCGGCGGCGGCCGCCGTGACGCGAACCCTGAGCACCGCATCGCCATTGACCGTGCCGGCGAAGACGACGGCATCCACGCCCTTGCGCACCGGCGTGCTTTCGCCCGTCACCGGAGCCTCGTCGATCGCGCTCTCGCCTGATACAATGACGCCGTCTGCCGAGATGCGGTCGCCGGGGCGAACCATGATGATCGCACCGACGGCGAGGCTCTCCGCAGGCACTTCCCGCGTCTGCCCATTGTCTTCAAGCAGCGCATTCTTCGGCACCAGCGTCGTCAGCGACTGGATGCTTTCGCGCGCCTTGCCCGCAGCCACACCCTCCAGCATCTCGCCGACAAGGAACAGGAACACGACGGTTGCCGCTTCCTCACCGGCATTGATGATGACGGCGCCGACAGCGGCGATCGTCATCAGCATCTCGATCGAAAACGGTGTGCCCGATAGGGCCGCCATGACCGCACGCCGCGCGATCGGCACGAGACCGACCAGCATGGCGACGATGAAGGCATAGGGGGCGATTGCCGGCACGAGATGGCCGGCGGCATAGGCGGCAACGAGCGCTGCACCGGAAAGGATGGTCAGCCGCCCCTTCTTGCTCTGCCACCAGGGGCCGGACATCGGCGCGTGGTCGTGCCCGTGCAGGCCCTCGATTTCCTTTTCACCATGAGCGTGGTCGTGATCCCCATGATCATGGTCATGGCCGGCATGGTCGTGATCATGACCTTCGTGATCGTGATCATGGCCCGCATGATCGCCGTGATCGTGGTCGTGGCCCGCGTGATCGTGCCCATGGTCATGGTCGTGATGGTCATGCGTGCCGTGTTCATGCGCAGGCGCCGCACCTGCGGCAAGCGGCGCGACTGAATAGCCGAGCCCCGTCACCCTCTTCTCGATCGCCTTGAGGTCACTGCTGCCGTCATGCCGGACGGTCATCGTGCCCGCCATCACCGAGACGGAAACATCGGCAACACCAGCCACGCGCCGGACCGCCGTGTCGATCTTGGTTGCACAGGCGGCGCAGTCCATGCCGCCGACCCGGTATCGCGTCTCGCTCGTTTCAGCCATCGTCGCTTCCTTGCCAAACAGAAGCATCTCTCCTACATCCTCTAGCGACTAGAGGTGCAAGAGAAAAATAATGAAAAAGATTACGATTGGTGAAGCTGCGCGCCAAAGCGGCGTGAAGGTGCCGACGGTGCGTTATTACGAGAGCATCGGCCTGCTTGCGGCGCCGAACCGCAGCGAAGGCAACCAGCGCTCCTTCGAGCCCGCCGACATCAGCCGCCTCGCCTTTATCCGTCATGCCCGCGAGCTCGGCTTCGAGATCGAGGCGATCCGCACGCTGCTGACCCTGCAGGACGATCCGAACCAGTCCTGTGCCTCGGCCGACGCCATCGCCAAGGCCCGCCTCGTCGAGGTCGAGCAGCGCATCCGCAGCCTGATGGCGCTAAAAGCCGAGCTGGAAACCATGGTGGAAGGCTGCGGCCATGGCCGCGTCGACCAATGCCGCGTCATCGAAGTCCTCGCCGACCACGGCCAGTGCAGGCATTCGCACCATTGACGGCTTGCGCCATTGAAGGTGACCCGCGCCCGCACCAAAACTGCCTGAGACAGAATCGCGCGAGGCACCCATGAACCAGAAGCGGATTGCCATCATCGGTGGCGGCCCGGCAGGCCTTGCGGCCGCCGAACTGCTTTCGCTCTCCGGCCATGCGGTGACCGTCTATGACGCCATGCCGACCTTCGCCCGCAAGTTCCTGCTGGCCGGCAAATCGGGTCTCAACATCACGCATTCCGAGGACTATGCCCGTTTCGCCACGCGCTTCGGCACGGCTTCCGCCCATCTGCGCCCGGCCCTCGATGCCTTCACGCCCGCTGATGTCAGGGATTGGGCTGCAGGGCTCGGGACCGAGACCTTCGTCGGTTCCTCTGGCCGGGTTTTCCCGAAGGTGATGAAGGCCTCTCCGCTGCTGCGCGCCTGGCTCCGGCGGCTGGAAAACCAAGGCGTTACATTGCGCACCCGCCATCGCTGGACCGGCTTTGCCGAAGGGGGCTATGTTTTCGAAACGCCGGAGGGACGCGTCACAGTCCATTGCGATGCTGCCCTGCTGGCGCTCGGCGGCGCAAGCTGGCCGCGCCTCGGCTCCGATGCCGGTTGGTTGCCCCTACTCTCGGAGAGGGGCGTCGAGATCGACGCCTTCCAGCCCGCCAATTGCGGCTTCATCGTCGGCTGGAGCGCAAGCTTCAGCGAGCGTTTCGCCGGCGAACCGGTGAAGTCGGTCACCGCCGCCTCCGAGGCCGGCACGCTTCCCGGCGAATTCGTCATTACAAAAAGCGGCATCGAGGGCAGCCTTGTTTACTCTCATGCAGCCGCGTTGCGCGACCGGTTACGGAGCGATGACAGTGCCGTCCTGACGCTCGACCTTGCACCGGGCCGGCCGATCGAAAGGCTGGCGCGCGACCTTGCGCGGCAGGGCGCCAAATCGAGCTTTTCAAACCGCCTGCGCAAGGGCGCCGGTCTTGACGGCGTCAAGGCGGCTTTGTTGCGGGAACTCGTGCCCGAACGCGAGCGGACCGATCCCGGGCGGCTCGCCGGCATCATCAAGGCCCTGCCCGTGCCTGTTCTCGACACGCGGCCCATCGGCGAGGCAATCTCGTCTGCCGGCGGCATCCGCTGGAGCGGCATCGACGAGAGCTTCATGTTGAAGGCTCTGCCGGGCGTCTTCGCCGCCGGCGAGATGCTCGATTGGGAGGCGCCGACCGGCGGTTACCTCCTCACGGCCTGCCTGGCGACCGGCCGCGCCGCCGCGCGCGGCATCGATGCGTGGCTGCACGGATAGGCGCTGGCGCTCGCAGCCCTGAACAGCAAACAAGAACTTGCTTCAATCAGGCCGAGGCTGGATGAAATGTCAGGACAAGGCCGTTCATGCAGTAGCGAAGTCCGGTTGGCTTCGGACCATCGTCGAAGACGTGGCCGAGATGGCCGCCACAGCGGCTACAATGGACCGCTGTGCGCGCCATCCCGAAAGTGGTGTCGTTCGTGGTGCCAACGGCATGGTCGAGCGGTGCCCAAAAGCTCGGCCAGCCGGTGCCGCTATCGAATTTCGTTGCCGAAGAAAAGAGCTTTTGGTCGCAGCCGACACAGGCGAAATTTCCTTTCCGCTCCTCATGCAGCAGGGCGCTGGTAAAGGGACTTTCCGTCCCAGCCTGACGCAGGATGACAAACTGATCCGGCGTCAGCAGCTTACGCCATTCCTCATCGGTGTGGGTCACTGCAAACGTTTCGGCAGCGATCGCCTTGCCGGCCAGGCCAGAGCGAAGGGCAAGCGCCCCGAAAACGGTAGTCATCAGCAACAATCGTCTGTTCAGCATGATCGGGATCTCCCCATATGGCAAAGGCTTGTTCTGTAGGGAAATACGGGCGGGAGAAGTCTTTGTTACATTCTCACCGCTCAAACACCGAAATGTGATGCCGCGCCCTTCGCCGCACACTGACAACAGCCACGCGCCACCTGATTGCAAACCAGCGGCTTTTCTATCAGACTGTGCTGAAGTTCCGTGGGAGGAGCAGATGCACGAACAATCAGCGCATGCAGAGCATGTCTACACCTCTGCCCAGCGCGATTCCGCGGCGGCCAGTTCTCCGGTGGTCGCCTCCTGGCGGCGATGCATGACCATGCACCAGCTCGCCCCCGAGGACGAACGGGCGCCGCTGCGCCTGACCGATGAGGAATTCCGCCGTGCCCGCGAACAGTCCGGGCAGCTGATCGCCAGCGCGACGGAAGAACTCGATCGCCTCTTCACCACCGTCGGCAAGGCCGGCTGCTGCCTGCTTCTGACTGACAAGAATGGCATTGCGCTGGAGCGGCGGGGAGCGGCCGGCGACGACAAGGAATTCCGCGAACTCGGCCTCTGGACCGGTTCCGTCTGGACCGAGGCAAGCATCGGCACCAACGGCATCGGCACCGCGCTTGCCGATGAACGCGCCGTCGCCATCTTCCGCGACCAGCACTTCTTCTGCGCCAATACCAGCCTCAGCTGCACGACGGCGCCGATCCGCGATCACCGTGGCCAGCTGGCCGCGGCCCTCGACATCTCCACCTGCCGTGAAGACGTCAACGAGATGACCCTGGCAATCCTGACGCAGACCGTCCGCGATGCGGCGATGCGCATCGAGCTTAACCTCTTTCGTTCAGCCTTTCCCAGCGCCCGCTTCCTGATGGTTCCGGCCGGCGCCAATTCGGCCGCCGCCCTGCTTGCCGTCGACCGTCATGACCTCGTGCTCGGGGCGACGCGTGCCGCCCGCATCGCGCTGCAGCTGGACGACAAGCGGATCGCCGCCGGCATCCCGGCCGCCGATGCTCTCCGCGAGGCGAGCGTCTCGCAGCAGGAAGAGATGGTCGAGGCGGAAAAGGCAGCCTTGCTGCGGGCGCTGTCGCGCGCCGGCGGCAACGTCTCCCAGGCGGCGATAGCCCTCGGCATCAGCCGCGCCACCCTGCACCGGAAGATGAAGAAGCTCGACCTGCACTGATCGGCTCAAAGGTTCCGCCGTTGCGGCAATCGGAAGCCGATCCTGTCGCAAGTCTGCGACACTGTGCGCTGCGGTATCGAAGAGCCTCCCTGTTCCCTTCGACAAAACGCGCACATTTTCCTCCCACTGGTTCACTTGGGAACCTGGATCATCAAGGGAGGATGACATGCTTCATCAAAAGGTCGTCGAGTCACCGTTCAAGCTGAAATATGGCAACTACATCGGCGGCGAATGGCGCGAGCCGGTCGAAGGCAAATACTTCGAAAACCTGACGCCCGTCACCGGCGGCAAACTCTGCGACATTCCCCGTTCCGATGAAAAGGACATCAATCTGGCGCTCGACGCCGCCCATGCGGCCAAGGAAAAATGGGGGCGCACCTCCGCCGCCGAGCGCTCCAACATCCTCATGAAGATCGCCCAGCGCATGGAGGACAAGCTGGAATTGCTCGCCCAGGCCGAGACCTGGGACAACGGCAAGCCGATCCGCGAAACCATGGCCGCCGACATTCCGCTGGCGATCGACCATTTCCGCTACTTCGCCTCCTGCATCCGTGCCCAGGAAGGTTCGATCGGCGAGATCGACCACGATACCATCGCCTATCACTTCCACGAGCCGCTCGGCGTCGTCGGCCAGATCATTCCGTGGAACTTCCCCATCCTGATGGCGACCTGGAAACTGGCGCCGGCACTTGCCGCCGGCAACTGCGTGGTGCTGAAGCCCGCCGAGCAGACCCCGGCATCGATCCTGCTCTGGGCCGAACTCGTCGGCGATCTCCTGCCGCCCGGCGTACTCAACATCGTCAACGGCTTCGGTATCGAGGCCGGCAAGCCGCTGGCAACAAGCCCC from Rhizobium sp. Pop5 includes these protein-coding regions:
- a CDS encoding heavy metal translocating P-type ATPase codes for the protein MAETSETRYRVGGMDCAACATKIDTAVRRVAGVADVSVSVMAGTMTVRHDGSSDLKAIEKRVTGLGYSVAPLAAGAAPAHEHGTHDHHDHDHGHDHAGHDHDHGDHAGHDHDHEGHDHDHAGHDHDHGDHDHAHGEKEIEGLHGHDHAPMSGPWWQSKKGRLTILSGAALVAAYAAGHLVPAIAPYAFIVAMLVGLVPIARRAVMAALSGTPFSIEMLMTIAAVGAVIINAGEEAATVVFLFLVGEMLEGVAAGKARESIQSLTTLVPKNALLEDNGQTREVPAESLAVGAIIMVRPGDRISADGVIVSGESAIDEAPVTGESTPVRKGVDAVVFAGTVNGDAVLRVRVTAAAADNTIARVVKLVEEAQESKAPTERFIDRFSRYYTPGVVVVAALVAVVPPLFFGGSWSEWIYKGLALLLIGCPCALVISTPAAIAASLSAGARRGLLMKGGAVLETLGKVTMVAFDKTGTLTAGKPQVTDIVSFGLSEAQVLSRAAVLEQGSSHPLALAILNRAKAGGVPVPPAFELEALPGKGVTGKVGGETLDLLSPSATRERGALDGEQDGRITALNDEGKSVSVLLVNGAAAGLIAMRDEPREDAGAGLSALKSAGVKAMMLTGDNKRTAAAVAGMLGIDWRGEMMPEDKQRVVGELKREGFTVAKVGDGINDAPALAAADIGIAMGGGTDVALETADAAVLHGRVGDVARMIALSKRTMRNILQNITIALGLKAVFLVTTIAGITGLWPAILADTGATVLVTINALRLLRLKG
- a CDS encoding helix-turn-helix domain-containing protein gives rise to the protein MKKITIGEAARQSGVKVPTVRYYESIGLLAAPNRSEGNQRSFEPADISRLAFIRHARELGFEIEAIRTLLTLQDDPNQSCASADAIAKARLVEVEQRIRSLMALKAELETMVEGCGHGRVDQCRVIEVLADHGQCRHSHH
- a CDS encoding TIGR03862 family flavoprotein; the protein is MNQKRIAIIGGGPAGLAAAELLSLSGHAVTVYDAMPTFARKFLLAGKSGLNITHSEDYARFATRFGTASAHLRPALDAFTPADVRDWAAGLGTETFVGSSGRVFPKVMKASPLLRAWLRRLENQGVTLRTRHRWTGFAEGGYVFETPEGRVTVHCDAALLALGGASWPRLGSDAGWLPLLSERGVEIDAFQPANCGFIVGWSASFSERFAGEPVKSVTAASEAGTLPGEFVITKSGIEGSLVYSHAAALRDRLRSDDSAVLTLDLAPGRPIERLARDLARQGAKSSFSNRLRKGAGLDGVKAALLRELVPERERTDPGRLAGIIKALPVPVLDTRPIGEAISSAGGIRWSGIDESFMLKALPGVFAAGEMLDWEAPTGGYLLTACLATGRAAARGIDAWLHG
- the msrB gene encoding peptide-methionine (R)-S-oxide reductase MsrB, with translation MLNRRLLLMTTVFGALALRSGLAGKAIAAETFAVTHTDEEWRKLLTPDQFVILRQAGTESPFTSALLHEERKGNFACVGCDQKLFSSATKFDSGTGWPSFWAPLDHAVGTTNDTTFGMARTAVHCSRCGGHLGHVFDDGPKPTGLRYCMNGLVLTFHPASA
- a CDS encoding helix-turn-helix domain-containing protein, with the translated sequence MHEQSAHAEHVYTSAQRDSAAASSPVVASWRRCMTMHQLAPEDERAPLRLTDEEFRRAREQSGQLIASATEELDRLFTTVGKAGCCLLLTDKNGIALERRGAAGDDKEFRELGLWTGSVWTEASIGTNGIGTALADERAVAIFRDQHFFCANTSLSCTTAPIRDHRGQLAAALDISTCREDVNEMTLAILTQTVRDAAMRIELNLFRSAFPSARFLMVPAGANSAAALLAVDRHDLVLGATRAARIALQLDDKRIAAGIPAADALREASVSQQEEMVEAEKAALLRALSRAGGNVSQAAIALGISRATLHRKMKKLDLH